From the genome of Lotus japonicus ecotype B-129 chromosome 6, LjGifu_v1.2, one region includes:
- the LOC130723333 gene encoding 4-coumarate--CoA ligase 2-like, giving the protein MTEAGPVLSMSLGFAKQPFPTKSGSCGTVVRNAELMVLDPETGCSLGYNQPGEICIRGQQIMKGYLNDEKATATTIDAEGWLHTGDVGYIDDDDEIFIVDRVKELIKFKGFQVPPAELEGLLVSHPSIADAAVVPQKDAAAGEVPVAFVVRSNGFDLTEEAVKEFISKQVVFYKRLHKVYFVHAIPKSPSGKILRKDLRAKLENGNQKP; this is encoded by the exons ATGACTGAGGCAGGGCCGGTGCTGTCCATGTCCCTAGGATTTGCAAAGCAACCGTTCCCCACAAAGTCAGGTTCATGTGGTACTGTTGTGAGAAATGCTGAGCTCATGGTTCTTGACCCTGAAACTGGTTGTTCTCTTGGCTATAATCAACCCGGTGAAATTTGCATCCGAGGCCAACAGATCATGAAAG GATATTTGAACGATGAGAAGGCCACAGCCACAACAATCGATGCGGAAGGTTGGCTTCACACCGGTGATGTTGGTTacattgatgatgatgatgagattTTCATAGTTGACAGGGTGAAGGAACTCATCAAATTCAAAGGCTTCCAA GTGCCCCCAGCTGAACTCGAAGGCCTTCTCGTAAGCCATCCCTCAATTGCAGATGCAGCTGTCGTCCC ACAAAAGGATGCTGCTGCTGGTGAAGTTCCCGTTGCCTTTGTTGTGAGatcaaatgggtttgatctaaCTGAAGAGGCTGTAAAGGAGTTCATATCCAAACAG GTGGTGTTTTATAAAAGACTGCACAAGGTTTACTTTGTTCATGCAATTCCCAAGTCTCCATCAGGAAAGATATTGAGGAAAGACCTCAGAGCAAAGCTAGAAAATGGAAATCAGAAGCCATAG